Below is a window of Vibrio sp. SS-MA-C1-2 DNA.
TTCTTAATTCATGAGACACATTAGCAAAGAAATTTTTGCGCATTCCTTCCAGCTGTTTGATCTGGGTGACATCACGCACCACCATTAAATACTCACCTTTACTATAAGGCATAGTACGTAACTCTAAATTGCGATGTTCGTTGATAGGAGAAATGATATCTAAAGGTGAACTGAAATCTCTTTTAGTGAGGTATTTAATAAATTTAGGCTGACGAATTAAATTACCAATGTGTTGTCCAGAGTCTCCCGGCCAGCGGAAACCTAATAGTTCTTGGGCCAATTTATTACACCAAATAACTTGATTATTGCCATCAAAAACGATCACTGCATCAGGAAGAGATTCGCCACCATTTCTAAAACGTCGAACTAAGCTAGACAGCTCTTTTCTGCGTCCACGGTGATGGCGTTGAAGCCGATAAACACCATTAAAGATCGGTTGCCATGACCCCATTCCTACGGGGATCGAGCGATCTTTATTACTCCATAACCAGTTTGATAATTTAAGCTGGTTATACATATACCAGATCAATTGGATCCAAGTCGCAATGAGCAGTAACCAAGGTAGATAACCAACAAATAGACTTAAAAAGAACCAAGGCAGATAAAAGATAATTAACTCTTTTAGCAATCGTTGCCATGATAACCGTCTACCCATTTAACTACTCCGCTTTATTCGTCACGACTTTAATTGCTTTATGAAGATAACTTTAATGATTGCTTATGACTGTTTGGTGGAAAAACGATAACCGGCACCACGAACAGTTTGGATCATCTTATCAAACCCGCCTTTTTCAATCGCTTTTCTTACTCGACGAATATGAACATCAACGGTTCGATCTTCAACATAAACATTCGTTCCCCATACATTATTAAGCAACTGTTCCCGGCTGTAAACTCGCTCTTGATGCGTCATAAAGAAATGAAGTAACTTAAACTCAGTAGGCCCCATATCTAAAGGTTCACCATGGGCAAAAACACGATGAGAACTAGGATCTAAACTTAACCCTTGGACATCAACTGTCTCTTCCAAAACTGTCGGAGAAACACGACGAATAACAGCAGTTAAGCGCGCCAGTAACTCTTTAGGAGAAAAAGGCTTAGTGATGTAATCATCAGCGCCAACTTCTAGTCCTTTGACTTTATCCTCTTCTTCACCACGAGCAGTCAGCATCACTACTGGGATCTTTCGCGTCATCTCATCCCGCTTTAGGTGTTTCAGAATCTGAATACCTGAGCCACCAGGAAGCATCCAATCTAATAGAATAATATC
It encodes the following:
- the phoB gene encoding phosphate regulon transcriptional regulator PhoB, translating into MAIKALIVEDEAAIREMLSFILQQKGYETIEAEDYQDGLDKIAEPYPDIILLDWMLPGGSGIQILKHLKRDEMTRKIPVVMLTARGEEEDKVKGLEVGADDYITKPFSPKELLARLTAVIRRVSPTVLEETVDVQGLSLDPSSHRVFAHGEPLDMGPTEFKLLHFFMTHQERVYSREQLLNNVWGTNVYVEDRTVDVHIRRVRKAIEKGGFDKMIQTVRGAGYRFSTKQS